In a single window of the Pyrococcus sp. NA2 genome:
- a CDS encoding glycoside hydrolase family 57 protein — MKGYLTFVLHTHIPYVRKHGKWPFGEEWLFEVIAGSYIPLLMEFERLKEKRVEFELVISFTPVLMEQLNDAYMKEQFEEFMKVKIEAMKKDLEKFKDEKVKRAIRYMIGYFENVYSYWEKINGDLLKEFRRLQKEGHLEIITSAATHGYLPLLGRDEAIEGQIANGIETYKKYFKDTPKGLWLPECGYRPSGLWRSPSSEKVVWRKGIEHFLEKYGIRYFIVESHLIDEGSATLRYGEILPANSKRSTLRPYFLKNGIAVFARNRETGAQVWSSHIGYPGDPWYREFHKRAERSGGRYWRVTGTRDLGKKEPYEPEKALERVEEHAMHFIGLVSSLLENFEKEEGEKGIVVAPYDTELFGHWWFEGVKWLGRVLELAENNGIKTVTLENFLEEFNGKRYEIELKEGSWGMYGNHYTWWNPRVEWTWKVIHLAEDRMVYLATKYHGKDPIANRILEQLVRELLLLESSDWQFLITMKQGEEYGKARIVEHAYKFNKLAEELERYVKTGEFDLETLEKIEEEDKVFNPVLVRPYVSTL; from the coding sequence ATGAAGGGGTACCTAACTTTTGTACTTCATACGCACATCCCATATGTTAGGAAACATGGAAAATGGCCTTTTGGGGAAGAATGGCTCTTTGAAGTTATTGCAGGAAGTTACATCCCATTACTCATGGAATTTGAGAGATTAAAAGAAAAGAGAGTGGAATTTGAGCTTGTGATCAGCTTTACACCGGTTCTCATGGAACAGCTTAACGATGCTTACATGAAGGAACAATTCGAAGAATTCATGAAAGTGAAGATCGAGGCAATGAAAAAAGATCTTGAGAAGTTCAAAGATGAAAAGGTTAAGAGAGCGATAAGATACATGATAGGATATTTTGAGAATGTGTACTCCTATTGGGAGAAGATAAATGGAGATCTACTTAAGGAGTTTAGAAGACTCCAAAAAGAAGGGCATCTAGAGATTATAACTTCCGCTGCAACTCATGGATATCTACCCCTCCTCGGAAGGGATGAGGCAATAGAGGGACAAATAGCCAATGGTATAGAAACTTACAAGAAATACTTCAAGGACACTCCCAAAGGATTGTGGCTTCCAGAGTGTGGTTACAGACCTAGTGGTCTCTGGAGAAGTCCAAGTAGTGAAAAAGTGGTATGGAGAAAGGGCATAGAGCACTTCCTGGAGAAATATGGAATAAGGTATTTCATAGTTGAGAGCCATTTAATCGATGAGGGCTCTGCAACTTTAAGGTATGGAGAGATATTACCTGCAAATTCAAAGAGATCAACACTTAGACCATATTTCTTAAAAAATGGAATAGCAGTGTTCGCAAGAAATAGGGAGACTGGAGCACAGGTTTGGAGTTCTCACATAGGGTATCCTGGAGACCCATGGTATAGGGAGTTCCATAAGAGAGCCGAAAGAAGTGGAGGCAGGTACTGGAGAGTTACTGGAACTAGAGATCTTGGCAAGAAGGAACCTTATGAACCAGAAAAAGCCTTGGAAAGAGTTGAGGAGCATGCTATGCATTTCATTGGATTAGTGTCTTCCCTACTTGAAAACTTTGAAAAAGAGGAGGGTGAAAAGGGGATAGTTGTTGCCCCTTATGATACTGAGCTTTTTGGCCACTGGTGGTTTGAAGGAGTTAAATGGCTTGGAAGGGTTCTAGAGTTAGCGGAGAATAATGGCATAAAAACTGTGACTTTGGAGAACTTTCTAGAAGAGTTTAACGGGAAGAGATATGAAATAGAACTCAAAGAAGGATCCTGGGGAATGTATGGGAACCACTATACTTGGTGGAACCCAAGGGTTGAGTGGACATGGAAGGTCATTCACTTGGCCGAAGATAGGATGGTATACCTGGCAACGAAGTACCATGGAAAGGATCCAATTGCAAATAGGATCCTAGAACAATTGGTAAGGGAACTCCTTCTCCTAGAATCCAGCGACTGGCAATTCTTGATTACAATGAAGCAGGGAGAAGAATATGGAAAAGCCAGGATAGTAGAACATGCTTACAAATTCAACAAATTGGCGGAGGAACTCGAAAGATATGTTAAAACTGGAGAGTTTGACTTGGAAACCCTCGAGAAAATAGAAGAGGAAGACAAAGTCTTCAATCCGGTTCTAGTAAGGCCCTATGTCTCAACCCTTTAG
- a CDS encoding D-2-hydroxyacid dehydrogenase, which produces MKVLVAAPLHEKAIQILKDAGLEVVYEEYPEEDRLVELVKDVEAIIVRSKPKVTRKVIENAPKLKVIARAGVGLDNIDVEAAKEKGIEVVNAPAASSRSVAELAVGLMFAVARKIAFADRKMREGKWAKKEAMGIELEGKTLGVVGFGRIGYQVAKICKALGMNILLYDVYKNEERAKEVGGKFVDLETLLRESDIVTIHVPLLESTYHLINEERLRLMKKNAILINTSRGAVVDTNALVKALQEGWIAGAGLDVFEEEPLPADHPLTKLDNVVLTPHIGASTHEAQERAGVEVAQKVVEILKG; this is translated from the coding sequence ATGAAAGTTTTAGTTGCTGCCCCACTACATGAGAAGGCAATTCAGATTCTGAAGGATGCAGGCCTTGAGGTTGTATATGAGGAATATCCTGAGGAGGACAGATTAGTAGAGCTTGTGAAGGATGTGGAGGCAATAATAGTTAGAAGCAAACCTAAGGTTACCAGGAAGGTTATAGAGAATGCACCGAAGCTCAAAGTGATTGCAAGGGCTGGAGTTGGTCTTGACAATATAGATGTTGAAGCTGCCAAGGAAAAGGGAATAGAGGTCGTGAATGCACCAGCAGCAAGCTCAAGGAGCGTTGCAGAGTTGGCCGTGGGTCTAATGTTTGCAGTTGCAAGGAAGATAGCATTCGCCGACAGAAAGATGAGGGAAGGAAAATGGGCAAAGAAAGAGGCAATGGGAATTGAACTTGAAGGAAAGACTCTTGGAGTTGTAGGATTTGGAAGGATTGGATACCAGGTTGCAAAGATATGTAAAGCTTTGGGCATGAACATACTCCTTTACGATGTATACAAGAACGAGGAGAGGGCCAAGGAAGTTGGAGGCAAGTTCGTTGATCTGGAGACCCTACTAAGGGAGAGCGACATAGTGACCATTCATGTACCTCTCCTTGAGTCAACGTATCATCTAATCAATGAGGAGAGGCTTAGGCTCATGAAGAAGAACGCGATTCTCATAAACACATCAAGGGGAGCTGTAGTCGACACTAATGCTCTTGTTAAGGCCCTTCAGGAGGGCTGGATTGCCGGGGCTGGGTTGGATGTCTTTGAGGAGGAACCCTTGCCAGCGGATCACCCATTGACCAAATTGGACAACGTTGTCTTGACGCCACACATAGGAGCTTCGACTCATGAAGCTCAGGAAAGGGCAGGAGTTGAGGTTGCCCAGAAAGTCGTTGAGATACTAAAGGGTTGA
- a CDS encoding TIGR00153 family protein has product MIGGKEREVFKKIEEHLNAVEGTLTSFKELFEVYITGDIPRAEELLRDVETNESRADDLRRTIELMLYAGAFIPANRGDYVRLSELIDNVADAAESAAHTLIFAKPEVPEGLKNEILKLVDESLKTFEYLKSSVLALEESVERALELAKKTEIQEEDADKIEYNLLRKIFSSEDISTYAKLIWNQVITKVGDIADRAEDASDQVMLIAIKRR; this is encoded by the coding sequence ATGATAGGTGGAAAGGAAAGAGAGGTCTTTAAAAAGATTGAAGAGCATCTTAACGCTGTTGAAGGCACGTTGACATCTTTTAAAGAATTGTTTGAAGTTTACATAACTGGAGACATTCCTAGGGCTGAAGAGTTACTTAGAGATGTTGAAACGAATGAGAGCAGGGCTGATGACCTGAGGAGAACAATAGAATTGATGCTCTATGCTGGGGCCTTTATACCTGCAAATAGAGGGGATTACGTTAGGCTTAGTGAACTCATAGATAACGTTGCAGATGCAGCAGAAAGCGCCGCTCATACGTTAATCTTTGCAAAACCAGAGGTCCCAGAAGGGCTTAAGAATGAAATACTTAAACTGGTTGACGAATCGTTAAAGACATTTGAATACCTTAAGTCCTCTGTCTTGGCCTTAGAAGAAAGCGTTGAAAGAGCTTTAGAGCTTGCAAAGAAGACTGAGATTCAAGAAGAAGATGCCGACAAAATAGAGTACAATCTCCTCAGGAAAATATTTTCAAGCGAAGACATTTCGACATACGCAAAACTTATTTGGAACCAGGTAATCACGAAGGTTGGTGACATAGCTGATAGGGCCGAAGATGCTTCCGATCAGGTCATGTTGATAGCAATTAAGAGGAGGTGA
- a CDS encoding 2-dehydropantoate 2-reductase, whose amino-acid sequence MRIYVLGAGAIGSLFGGLLALNGEDVLLIGRKSHVDAVNRDGLRITGIAELRIKVEATTSIPEEKPDLILLTTKSYSTAEILNSAKEIVRDSWVLSLQNGIGNEDKILEFGGRPIGGITTNGATLERPGVVRWTGKGMTIIGYYPQGKNEFVERIAEIFKRAGLDTRVTENIIGWKWAKAIVNSAINPIGALLEVKNGIIRENEYLLSMAIEVVKEGCRIALQNGIEFEVNPVDLLIQTLDQTSENYNSMLQDIKRGKRTEVDYINGKIVEYARLVNMEAPLNLLLWNLIKAKESLGDRR is encoded by the coding sequence ATGAGAATATATGTTCTCGGAGCGGGAGCAATAGGTTCCCTATTTGGAGGACTTCTGGCTCTTAATGGAGAGGATGTGCTTTTAATTGGTAGAAAGTCCCATGTTGATGCGGTAAATAGGGATGGATTGAGAATCACGGGAATCGCCGAGCTTCGAATTAAAGTCGAGGCGACAACGTCAATTCCCGAAGAGAAACCTGATCTGATATTGTTGACGACGAAATCTTACTCAACAGCTGAGATTCTTAATTCAGCCAAAGAAATAGTTAGAGATTCATGGGTTTTGAGCCTTCAAAATGGTATTGGGAACGAAGATAAAATATTGGAGTTTGGTGGGAGGCCCATAGGTGGAATAACAACCAATGGAGCAACCTTGGAAAGACCAGGGGTTGTTAGATGGACTGGGAAAGGAATGACTATAATTGGTTACTATCCCCAGGGAAAAAATGAGTTCGTGGAGAGGATTGCCGAGATCTTCAAGAGAGCAGGACTTGATACTCGCGTAACCGAGAATATCATTGGGTGGAAGTGGGCAAAGGCAATAGTAAACTCTGCGATAAACCCCATAGGGGCACTGCTTGAGGTTAAAAACGGGATTATAAGGGAGAATGAATACCTACTCTCAATGGCAATAGAAGTTGTGAAGGAGGGTTGTAGGATCGCACTCCAAAATGGGATTGAATTCGAGGTTAATCCGGTTGATCTTCTTATTCAAACGTTGGATCAAACTAGCGAGAACTACAATTCAATGCTTCAGGACATCAAGAGAGGTAAAAGAACTGAGGTAGATTACATTAATGGTAAAATTGTCGAGTACGCTAGGCTCGTTAACATGGAGGCTCCGCTTAACCTTCTGCTCTGGAACCTAATTAAGGCTAAAGAATCCCTGGGGGATAGAAGATGA
- the amrS gene encoding AmmeMemoRadiSam system radical SAM enzyme, protein MREAMYWRPLEDRKVRCELCPLRCIISEGKRGSCKIRINKGGKLYTLNYGKVSSLALDPVEKKPLFHFWPGSCAFSIGTVGCNMHCKHCQNWEISQADENFPYLQDATPEGIVSLAKHYECESIAYTYNEPTIWYEFVLDTAKLAKREGLNNILVTNGYINEDPFRELARYIDAMNIDIKAFDDEFYMKIASVPSGEPSRRIAEIAKKEFGIHVELTYLIIPTLNDRDDEIRAFARWVVENLGDDTPVHFSRFFPHYKLLDLPPTPIETLEKAYKIAKEEGLKFVYLGNVPGHQGENTYCPRCGKLLIERWGFEILRYNIEDGRCKYCGEKIPIIGEYRRKRYRGMWW, encoded by the coding sequence ATGAGAGAGGCAATGTACTGGAGGCCACTTGAGGATAGAAAGGTGAGATGTGAATTGTGTCCACTAAGGTGCATAATAAGTGAGGGAAAGAGAGGGTCATGCAAGATCAGAATTAACAAGGGTGGAAAGCTTTATACTTTAAATTATGGGAAGGTATCATCTCTTGCCCTTGATCCCGTTGAAAAAAAGCCCCTCTTTCACTTCTGGCCAGGTTCTTGTGCCTTTTCTATAGGAACCGTCGGATGCAACATGCACTGTAAACATTGCCAGAATTGGGAGATAAGTCAGGCTGATGAGAATTTTCCTTACCTTCAAGACGCCACACCTGAGGGAATAGTTAGCCTTGCAAAGCACTATGAATGTGAGAGCATAGCTTACACATACAACGAACCAACAATATGGTATGAGTTCGTTCTGGATACTGCAAAACTTGCAAAAAGGGAAGGCCTGAACAACATACTCGTTACAAACGGATACATAAATGAAGACCCTTTTAGAGAGCTTGCAAGGTATATAGATGCCATGAACATAGACATAAAGGCATTCGACGATGAATTCTACATGAAGATAGCAAGCGTGCCGAGTGGAGAACCAAGCAGAAGAATTGCAGAGATAGCAAAGAAGGAATTTGGGATACATGTGGAACTTACTTACCTAATAATCCCAACTCTCAATGACAGGGATGACGAAATAAGGGCCTTTGCCAGATGGGTAGTTGAGAACCTCGGAGATGATACTCCAGTGCACTTTTCAAGATTCTTCCCCCACTATAAGCTCCTAGACCTCCCCCCAACTCCAATTGAAACTTTGGAAAAAGCTTATAAGATAGCAAAAGAGGAGGGATTGAAATTCGTGTATCTAGGGAATGTTCCCGGACACCAGGGAGAAAATACATACTGTCCAAGATGTGGGAAACTACTAATAGAAAGGTGGGGATTCGAGATATTGAGGTATAACATAGAAGATGGAAGATGCAAGTACTGTGGAGAGAAGATTCCGATAATTGGAGAATATAGAAGGAAAAGATATAGAGGAATGTGGTGGTAA
- a CDS encoding S-layer protein: MKVKKIAALAVGAAVAGATLGLASAQPEVPQIPKDFFVKDGKPNVKIVVGSQGAAMDVVSAADIAAAIGSLLYTEEDVEVSDVSVVVKKDISYDPPDIPVFEAIKKGAIAGDYEDLKNVNGWWNGSFYIYSDGEKIYIKPYFTASLGTSAWDGSPPTLEIAEVNDTVFLPYYEAGSYENIDWSAGSATLKFTAWQDTYNPLSFWAKDNLYWKLEEPVYYTKPDGTKISFQEGTTLDYHVKINKIEFDPDQWKEIQKEYGDVPPQHISLVIPKNGVNATIEFKLNVYDYSYRAKSGVVHHIYFFDDRFYSPYFVKQVRDGAKVGDIIQLPGLDKKYQIVDIGTPNFLGDHQTYDIVLGNYMGDYYVDKDESITVGNYTITVLDLDVAGKAMLKVSGPEGSEIITLDSTISTKKAKVLFDGGIRVELEDTFIGVGGTLSAHIKVWTDLIGIKGSTLDLYPGWKVTFVTVDTDGNGKPDTLTKVYITNNQDLKGDTIVLFNTFKVYYDAKVYQERDSYGTLHTGMEAWIRIDPVKHQYEEITLGVGDTIEESEYSIGDVEVKFSPETAYIPKKVTEPITVLDTEIMEQGLENVDSNLILVGGPVVNQVTAALAEDLGVPATYEEWKEKFGTGAESGQIIYKEKCSKIGGYGVLLVAGTDREGTRAAAEALLEYISKL, translated from the coding sequence ATGAAGGTTAAGAAAATCGCGGCACTTGCGGTTGGTGCCGCAGTAGCCGGTGCAACCCTTGGTCTAGCCTCAGCTCAGCCCGAAGTTCCTCAGATTCCAAAGGACTTCTTCGTCAAGGATGGAAAGCCAAACGTTAAAATTGTAGTTGGTAGCCAAGGAGCAGCCATGGATGTAGTGAGCGCGGCTGATATTGCAGCTGCAATTGGAAGCTTACTCTACACAGAGGAAGATGTAGAGGTTTCAGATGTTAGCGTCGTCGTTAAGAAGGACATATCATATGACCCACCAGACATACCAGTGTTCGAGGCAATAAAGAAGGGAGCTATTGCAGGAGATTACGAGGATTTGAAGAATGTTAATGGATGGTGGAATGGGTCATTCTACATCTATAGTGATGGAGAGAAGATCTACATAAAGCCATACTTCACCGCATCATTAGGTACAAGTGCCTGGGATGGTAGTCCACCAACCTTAGAGATTGCAGAGGTTAACGACACAGTTTTCTTGCCATACTATGAAGCTGGTAGTTATGAGAACATAGATTGGAGCGCTGGAAGTGCAACTTTAAAGTTCACAGCTTGGCAAGATACATATAACCCACTAAGTTTCTGGGCGAAAGATAACCTCTACTGGAAGTTAGAAGAACCTGTATACTACACTAAACCTGATGGAACAAAGATAAGCTTCCAGGAAGGTACCACTCTTGATTACCATGTTAAAATTAACAAGATAGAATTTGATCCAGACCAATGGAAAGAGATCCAGAAGGAATATGGAGACGTCCCACCTCAGCATATTTCATTAGTAATACCAAAGAATGGAGTAAATGCAACGATAGAGTTTAAGTTAAATGTCTACGACTACAGCTATAGAGCAAAGTCCGGAGTTGTACACCACATTTACTTCTTCGATGATAGGTTCTATAGTCCATACTTTGTAAAGCAAGTAAGAGATGGAGCCAAGGTTGGAGACATAATCCAGCTTCCTGGTCTCGACAAGAAGTACCAGATCGTGGACATTGGAACTCCAAACTTCCTAGGTGACCACCAGACCTATGACATAGTGCTCGGTAACTACATGGGAGACTACTATGTTGACAAAGACGAGAGCATAACGGTAGGAAACTACACGATTACCGTCCTTGATTTGGATGTCGCAGGAAAGGCAATGCTAAAAGTCTCAGGTCCAGAAGGTAGTGAGATAATAACCCTGGATTCAACCATCAGTACCAAGAAGGCTAAAGTACTCTTCGATGGAGGTATAAGGGTCGAGTTGGAGGATACATTCATCGGTGTTGGAGGCACACTAAGTGCCCACATAAAGGTCTGGACAGACCTCATTGGGATTAAGGGAAGCACACTAGACCTATACCCAGGATGGAAAGTTACATTTGTAACAGTTGATACAGACGGCAATGGAAAGCCAGACACACTAACTAAAGTTTACATAACGAACAACCAGGATCTCAAGGGTGATACAATAGTCCTCTTCAACACGTTCAAAGTATACTACGATGCGAAGGTCTACCAAGAGAGGGATTCCTACGGAACACTACACACCGGAATGGAGGCCTGGATAAGAATCGACCCAGTTAAGCACCAGTATGAAGAGATAACATTGGGAGTTGGAGATACCATTGAAGAAAGCGAATACAGTATCGGAGATGTTGAAGTCAAATTCAGTCCAGAAACAGCCTACATACCAAAGAAGGTCACTGAACCAATCACAGTACTCGACACAGAGATAATGGAGCAGGGTCTCGAGAACGTTGACAGCAACCTCATCCTTGTTGGCGGACCAGTCGTCAACCAGGTAACTGCAGCACTCGCAGAAGACCTTGGAGTTCCAGCCACCTACGAGGAGTGGAAGGAGAAGTTCGGTACAGGTGCAGAGAGCGGTCAGATAATCTACAAGGAGAAGTGCAGCAAGATCGGAGGCTACGGAGTGCTACTAGTTGCAGGTACAGACAGAGAGGGAACAAGAGCTGCTGCAGAAGCACTACTTGAGTACATCTCAAAGCTCTGA
- a CDS encoding peptidylprolyl isomerase: protein MKVNRGDVIRLHYTGRVKETGQIFDTTYEDVAKEAGIYNPKGIYGPVPIAVGAGHVITGLDRRLVGLEVGKKYTIEVPPEEGFGLRDPKLVKVFTIGQFRKQGIVPFPGLEVEITTEDGKKMKGRVITVSGGRVRVDFNHPLAGKTLVYEVEIVEKIEDPIEKIKALIELRLPMVDREKIMIEVGEKDVKIEFGEQDVDPKTLILGEILLESDIKFLGYEKVEFKPTVEELLKPKQGEESKSS, encoded by the coding sequence ATGAAGGTGAACAGAGGGGATGTTATCAGGCTTCACTATACTGGCAGGGTTAAAGAGACGGGTCAAATCTTTGACACAACTTACGAAGATGTAGCTAAAGAGGCCGGAATCTATAATCCAAAGGGAATTTACGGTCCTGTTCCAATAGCGGTCGGTGCTGGCCACGTTATAACAGGTTTAGATAGGAGACTCGTTGGACTTGAGGTTGGCAAGAAATACACCATAGAGGTTCCTCCAGAAGAGGGATTCGGACTTAGAGATCCAAAATTAGTCAAGGTGTTCACGATTGGCCAGTTTAGAAAGCAGGGTATAGTACCATTCCCTGGACTTGAAGTAGAGATAACAACAGAGGACGGAAAGAAGATGAAGGGTAGAGTGATAACTGTCAGCGGAGGAAGAGTTAGGGTCGACTTCAATCATCCCTTAGCTGGAAAGACTCTAGTGTATGAGGTTGAGATAGTTGAGAAGATTGAGGATCCAATCGAGAAGATCAAGGCATTAATTGAATTGAGATTGCCAATGGTAGATAGGGAGAAGATAATGATTGAAGTTGGAGAAAAGGACGTCAAAATAGAGTTTGGGGAGCAAGATGTTGATCCAAAGACGCTTATACTTGGAGAGATACTTCTAGAGAGTGACATAAAGTTCTTGGGATATGAGAAGGTTGAGTTCAAGCCTACTGTTGAGGAGTTGTTGAAGCCTAAACAAGGGGAAGAGTCAAAATCCTCTTAA
- the trmY gene encoding tRNA (pseudouridine(54)-N(1))-methyltransferase TrmY, with protein sequence MRIFIIKANEAHTDYDFSLKDLPGTSGRIDVICRALNSAFHLSHSFRRNVRVYVTLLGPPNPPKTIRFEGAKLKPKIINPDELSIAKVIIKALKAGRELKGTTKELEVLPGVYVSNMTFEDVIRRNARMNLYILEEGGKDISKVNFPKNNVAFVLGDHIGLTKEDLAFLEGIGERISIGPKAYLTSHVISYVNIHLDRVGVP encoded by the coding sequence ATGAGAATTTTCATAATAAAGGCAAACGAAGCTCATACCGATTACGACTTTAGTTTAAAGGATTTACCAGGGACAAGTGGCAGAATCGACGTGATATGTAGGGCATTAAATTCCGCTTTTCATTTGTCCCACTCCTTTAGAAGAAACGTTAGAGTTTACGTTACACTACTTGGCCCTCCTAATCCTCCTAAAACAATAAGATTTGAAGGGGCAAAGCTCAAGCCAAAAATAATAAATCCAGATGAACTATCAATAGCAAAAGTCATAATCAAAGCTTTAAAAGCTGGAAGAGAGTTAAAGGGTACAACTAAGGAGCTTGAAGTTTTACCTGGAGTTTACGTGAGTAACATGACATTTGAGGATGTCATTAGAAGGAATGCCAGGATGAACCTTTATATTCTCGAAGAAGGAGGAAAGGACATTTCCAAAGTCAACTTCCCCAAGAACAATGTTGCGTTTGTTCTCGGTGACCACATTGGACTTACAAAGGAGGACCTAGCCTTCCTAGAAGGGATAGGGGAAAGGATTAGCATAGGGCCAAAGGCATACCTAACCTCTCATGTGATATCCTACGTGAACATTCACTTAGATAGAGTTGGTGTTCCATGA
- the psmB gene encoding archaeal proteasome endopeptidase complex subunit beta, with protein MLQLTEKFKGTTTVGIVCKDGVVLAADRRASLGNIVYARNVTKIHKIDEHLAIAGAGDVGDILNLVRLLRAEAKLYYAQFGREMSARALATLLANILNGYKYFPYMAWFLVGGYDEKARLYSVDAVGGITEDKYMAAGSGMEFAYSILDAEYSDDITVKEGVKLAVKAINTAIKRDVFSGDGILVVTITKEGYSEISNAKLKAILKQ; from the coding sequence GTGTTGCAGTTGACTGAGAAATTCAAAGGTACTACAACAGTAGGCATTGTTTGTAAGGATGGGGTAGTGTTAGCCGCAGACAGAAGGGCAAGCCTTGGAAACATAGTGTACGCAAGAAACGTGACAAAGATACACAAGATAGATGAGCACCTGGCCATAGCAGGAGCAGGAGATGTTGGTGACATACTGAACCTCGTTAGGCTCCTCAGGGCAGAAGCAAAGCTATACTATGCACAATTTGGGAGGGAAATGAGTGCAAGGGCTTTAGCCACACTATTGGCAAACATCCTCAATGGCTACAAATATTTCCCCTACATGGCCTGGTTCCTTGTGGGGGGATACGATGAGAAGGCAAGGCTATATTCCGTTGATGCCGTTGGAGGAATAACAGAAGATAAGTACATGGCAGCTGGAAGTGGTATGGAATTCGCCTACTCGATTTTAGATGCCGAATATTCTGATGACATAACAGTTAAGGAAGGAGTGAAACTTGCCGTTAAAGCTATTAACACCGCAATCAAGAGGGATGTATTCTCTGGTGATGGAATTCTCGTTGTTACCATAACTAAGGAAGGCTACAGTGAGATTTCTAATGCCAAGCTTAAGGCTATTCTGAAACAGTGA